One segment of Asterias rubens chromosome 2, eAstRub1.3, whole genome shotgun sequence DNA contains the following:
- the LOC117307440 gene encoding uncharacterized protein LOC117307440 isoform X1, translated as MADVPELLEQWGFGDLVEVFDDNGVDNESFLLLDPETIKELIPKVGPRMKFLKKYRDYTAKPNAVDELQMENEAVAIVEIEANGAAEEENDVNDADEIVQIVQKKKLDEEDKSHESTPKRAKYLFDIEGILLNSKQGNLVERMKKDRMLLPTNRRTLVQTLVSHMIEKHGFNPPACIKETLASSLVEEYAFLKDTEGITGYEQWFVKGRKNYPAGGSLEDRLRYVRMKHFKHMRETTGTTSGTTSEKKNLSKTPVKRKELTTLVELTESQVKEAITWMKHNEEPKAMLFEYMANTCKQRYNWIKTDSPTTAEILEVYPRLLDPGIVEQDSDWRSLKRLTSFMLSGLLFPNKCTSTTRRYSGSIGKSSWM; from the exons ATGGCAGACGTGCCGGAGTTGTTAGAGCAGTGGGGATTTGGGGATTTGGTTGAAGTTTTTGACG ATAATGGAGTTGACAATGAATCGTTCCTCCTTCTTGATCCTGAAACAATCAAAGAGCTGATACCAAAAGTAGGACCAAGGATGAAATTTCTAAAGAAATACAGAGATTACACAGCCAAGCCCAATGCAGTTGACGAATTGCAAATGGAGAATGAAGCAGTTGCCATTGTAGAAATTGAAGCCAACGGTGCAGCCGAGGAAGAGAATGACGTAAATGATGCAGATGAG ATTGTGCAGATTGTGCAGAAGAAGAAATTGGATGAAGAAGACAAAAGCCATGAGAGTACACCAAAGAGAGCAAAATATCTATTT GATATTGAAGGCATTCTTCTGAACAGCAAACAAGGTAACCTCGTGGAAAGGATGAAAAAGGATAGGATGCTTCTACCAACAAATCGGAGAACATTAGTGCAGACTCTAGTCAGCCATATGATAGAGAAACATGGTTTTAA TCCACCAGCTTGCATCAAAGAAACCTTGGCCAGCAGCCTTGTTGAGGAGTACGCCTTTCTTAAAGACACAGAAGGCATAACAGGATAC gAGCAGTGGTTTGTGAAAGGCAGAAAAAATTATCCTGCCGGTGGCAGCCTCGAAGACCGATTACGGTATGTCAGGATGAAACATTTCAAGCACATGAGAGAGACCACCGGGACCACTTCTGGGACAACTAGTGAAAAGAAGAATCTTAGCAAGACACCTGTGAAAAGGAAGGAACTAACAACCCTGGTTGAACTGACCGAGTCACAAG TTAAAGAAGCAATAACATGGATGAAACATAATGAAGAACCAAAGGCAATGTTATTTGAGTACATGGCCAACACCTGTAAACAACGTTACAACTGGATCAAGACAGATAGCCCAACTACAGCAGAGATCCTGGAGGTGTATCCTCGGCTGTTAGATCCAGGAATT GTTGAGCAAGATTCCGACTGGCGATCTCTGAAGAGACTAACCAGCTTTATGCTAAGTGGCCTTCTTTTTCCAAACAAGTGTACAAGTACAACTCGAAGGTACTCGGGATCAATTGGGAAAAGCAGTTGGATGTAG
- the LOC117307440 gene encoding uncharacterized protein LOC117307440 isoform X2, producing the protein MKFLKKYRDYTAKPNAVDELQMENEAVAIVEIEANGAAEEENDVNDADEIVQIVQKKKLDEEDKSHESTPKRAKYLFDIEGILLNSKQGNLVERMKKDRMLLPTNRRTLVQTLVSHMIEKHGFNPPACIKETLASSLVEEYAFLKDTEGITGYEQWFVKGRKNYPAGGSLEDRLRYVRMKHFKHMRETTGTTSGTTSEKKNLSKTPVKRKELTTLVELTESQVKEAITWMKHNEEPKAMLFEYMANTCKQRYNWIKTDSPTTAEILEVYPRLLDPGIVEQDSDWRSLKRLTSFMLSGLLFPNKCTSTTRRYSGSIGKSSWM; encoded by the exons ATGAAATTTCTAAAGAAATACAGAGATTACACAGCCAAGCCCAATGCAGTTGACGAATTGCAAATGGAGAATGAAGCAGTTGCCATTGTAGAAATTGAAGCCAACGGTGCAGCCGAGGAAGAGAATGACGTAAATGATGCAGATGAG ATTGTGCAGATTGTGCAGAAGAAGAAATTGGATGAAGAAGACAAAAGCCATGAGAGTACACCAAAGAGAGCAAAATATCTATTT GATATTGAAGGCATTCTTCTGAACAGCAAACAAGGTAACCTCGTGGAAAGGATGAAAAAGGATAGGATGCTTCTACCAACAAATCGGAGAACATTAGTGCAGACTCTAGTCAGCCATATGATAGAGAAACATGGTTTTAA TCCACCAGCTTGCATCAAAGAAACCTTGGCCAGCAGCCTTGTTGAGGAGTACGCCTTTCTTAAAGACACAGAAGGCATAACAGGATAC gAGCAGTGGTTTGTGAAAGGCAGAAAAAATTATCCTGCCGGTGGCAGCCTCGAAGACCGATTACGGTATGTCAGGATGAAACATTTCAAGCACATGAGAGAGACCACCGGGACCACTTCTGGGACAACTAGTGAAAAGAAGAATCTTAGCAAGACACCTGTGAAAAGGAAGGAACTAACAACCCTGGTTGAACTGACCGAGTCACAAG TTAAAGAAGCAATAACATGGATGAAACATAATGAAGAACCAAAGGCAATGTTATTTGAGTACATGGCCAACACCTGTAAACAACGTTACAACTGGATCAAGACAGATAGCCCAACTACAGCAGAGATCCTGGAGGTGTATCCTCGGCTGTTAGATCCAGGAATT GTTGAGCAAGATTCCGACTGGCGATCTCTGAAGAGACTAACCAGCTTTATGCTAAGTGGCCTTCTTTTTCCAAACAAGTGTACAAGTACAACTCGAAGGTACTCGGGATCAATTGGGAAAAGCAGTTGGATGTAG